In Lacibacter sp. H375, one DNA window encodes the following:
- a CDS encoding RNA polymerase sigma factor, giving the protein MAFIKAKDETTLTDAELVQLYRTNADLNVLSNLYQRYMDLIYGICLKYLKDPEAAKDAVINIYEELIAKLKQHEVSNFKSWLYTLSRNHCLMQLRKEKGHHTVEIPETFMQSGELMHPEAVEQKEEQLTSMEKCLEQLPAEQKTCVSLFYLQGKCYNEITEQTGIEWNKVRSYIQNGRRNLKLCMEKNAADTI; this is encoded by the coding sequence TTGGCATTTATAAAGGCAAAAGATGAAACCACATTAACTGACGCAGAGCTGGTACAACTGTACCGGACGAATGCTGATTTGAATGTGCTCAGTAATCTCTACCAGCGATATATGGACCTGATCTATGGTATTTGCCTCAAGTATCTGAAAGACCCGGAAGCGGCCAAAGATGCAGTGATCAACATATATGAAGAGCTGATTGCCAAACTGAAGCAGCATGAAGTGAGTAATTTTAAAAGCTGGTTATACACGCTCAGCCGCAACCATTGCCTCATGCAACTGCGCAAAGAAAAAGGTCATCACACGGTAGAAATTCCTGAAACGTTTATGCAAAGCGGCGAATTAATGCATCCAGAAGCCGTAGAGCAAAAGGAAGAACAGCTCACCAGCATGGAAAAATGCCTTGAGCAACTGCCGGCAGAACAAAAAACCTGTGTTTCTTTGTTTTACCTGCAAGGGAAATGTTATAACGAGATAACCGAGCAAACCGGCATTGAATGGAATAAAGTGAGAAGTTATATACAGAATGGGCGAAGAAATTTGAAACTTTGTATGGAGAAAAATGCAGCCGATACTATTTAA
- a CDS encoding YkgJ family cysteine cluster protein — MQSSKPMHLPFFKRLMNTNRRRFRYFLTRLETVKPKGVDKIAKEMDKEVWAETDCLSCANCCKTMTPTFTKQDIKRISAHFDQTPEEFTAKWLYKERSTGDMMNKKQPCQFLNLTDNKCSIYEIRPVDCATFPHHTKKNFTEWVHVYKQNVEYCPATYKLVEKMMEKIGKV, encoded by the coding sequence ATGCAATCGTCGAAACCCATGCATCTTCCTTTCTTCAAACGTTTAATGAATACTAACCGTCGCCGTTTCCGTTATTTTCTTACCCGTTTGGAAACAGTAAAGCCAAAAGGCGTTGATAAAATAGCAAAGGAAATGGATAAGGAAGTGTGGGCTGAAACAGATTGCCTTTCATGTGCAAATTGCTGCAAAACCATGACGCCTACTTTTACCAAGCAGGATATTAAACGCATCTCTGCTCACTTCGATCAAACACCGGAAGAGTTTACTGCAAAGTGGTTGTACAAAGAACGCAGCACAGGTGATATGATGAATAAAAAACAACCTTGCCAGTTCCTCAACTTAACCGATAACAAGTGCTCTATTTACGAGATACGTCCTGTTGATTGTGCTACGTTTCCTCATCACACCAAAAAGAATTTTACAGAGTGGGTGCATGTGTACAAACAAAATGTAGAGTATTGCCCTGCTACTTATAAGTTAGTGGAGAAGATGATGGAGAAGATAGGGAAGGTTTAA
- a CDS encoding vWA domain-containing protein, with product MRYIFTTLVFIAAMFSTAFYEPVLVTGKVTDDTGAALAGVAVTEKGQKNGTATDANGSFSIKVASAKSTLLFQYVGYETEEVKLNNQQTVSVKLKPSIQKLEEVVVIGYGTQKKKMVTQNAPSAIYGYSLPSNAIQGRVAGVSVHSDEAFNTEDYDGITENRFRKVTDEPLSTFSIDVDGASYSNVRRMINYGQMPVEGAVRVEEFINYFKYKYPQPTGNDPFSINTEMSVCPWNKDHKLVMVGLQGKEIATTNLPPSNLVFLIDVSGSMSGENRLPLVKASLKLLVDQLREQDHVAIVVYAGAAGLVLPSTSGMNKEKIMAAIDKLEAGGSTAGGAGIKLAYNVAKEQIKKGGNNRVILCTDGDFNVGMSSDDAMERLIEEERKSGVFLTVLGYGMGNYKDNKMQKLANKGNGNHAYIDGMNEAKKVLVNEFGGTMFTIAKDVKLQVEFNPALVQAYRLVGYENRLLNKEDFNNDKKDAGELGSGHTVTALYEIIPVGVESDFIEDVDELKYQQPLKNKKSGLKNEIMTIKFRYKEPDGNESKLIVHPLLDEKIPFEKTSENFRFATAVAQFGMLLRNSEFKGNATYDKVIRQANAAIGTDKEGYRTEFIKLVQNVQSLVKKHTKRDESVVID from the coding sequence ATGCGTTACATATTCACCACACTCGTTTTTATTGCTGCTATGTTCAGCACTGCATTTTATGAACCTGTACTTGTTACCGGTAAAGTAACAGACGACACCGGTGCTGCATTAGCTGGTGTTGCAGTTACAGAGAAAGGACAAAAGAATGGAACCGCTACTGATGCCAACGGAAGTTTCAGTATAAAAGTGGCATCGGCAAAAAGCACACTCTTGTTTCAGTATGTTGGCTACGAAACAGAGGAAGTGAAATTGAATAACCAGCAGACTGTAAGTGTTAAATTAAAACCATCAATACAAAAACTGGAAGAAGTGGTGGTGATTGGTTATGGAACACAAAAGAAAAAGATGGTAACTCAGAATGCACCTTCAGCAATATATGGTTATAGTCTCCCTTCCAATGCGATCCAGGGAAGAGTAGCCGGGGTATCTGTTCATAGCGATGAAGCTTTCAATACAGAAGACTATGATGGCATTACGGAAAACCGTTTTCGTAAGGTAACAGATGAGCCGCTTTCTACTTTCTCTATTGATGTGGATGGTGCTTCATACAGCAATGTTCGTCGAATGATCAATTACGGACAAATGCCTGTTGAAGGTGCGGTGCGTGTTGAAGAGTTCATCAATTATTTCAAGTATAAATATCCGCAGCCAACAGGTAACGATCCCTTCAGTATCAATACTGAAATGAGTGTATGCCCATGGAACAAAGATCATAAACTGGTGATGGTTGGTTTGCAGGGAAAAGAAATTGCTACAACAAATCTTCCTCCATCAAATCTTGTTTTTCTGATTGATGTAAGCGGATCAATGAGTGGTGAAAACAGGTTGCCACTTGTAAAAGCTTCGTTGAAATTATTGGTCGATCAGTTGCGTGAACAGGATCATGTGGCAATAGTAGTGTATGCAGGTGCTGCAGGTTTGGTATTGCCATCAACAAGCGGAATGAATAAAGAAAAAATTATGGCTGCCATTGATAAATTGGAAGCTGGTGGTTCTACTGCAGGTGGCGCAGGTATTAAACTTGCTTACAATGTGGCGAAAGAACAAATCAAAAAAGGCGGCAACAACCGTGTGATCCTTTGCACCGATGGCGATTTTAATGTGGGTATGAGCAGCGATGATGCCATGGAACGCTTGATTGAAGAAGAACGAAAGAGCGGTGTGTTTTTAACGGTGCTTGGTTATGGCATGGGTAATTACAAAGACAATAAAATGCAGAAGCTGGCCAATAAAGGCAATGGCAATCATGCTTACATCGATGGAATGAATGAAGCAAAGAAAGTATTGGTGAATGAATTTGGCGGCACCATGTTCACCATTGCAAAAGATGTAAAACTGCAGGTTGAATTTAATCCGGCATTGGTGCAGGCATATCGCTTGGTTGGTTACGAAAACCGTTTACTCAACAAAGAAGATTTCAACAACGATAAAAAAGATGCAGGTGAATTAGGAAGTGGTCATACTGTTACGGCTTTGTATGAAATTATTCCGGTTGGTGTTGAAAGTGATTTTATTGAAGATGTGGATGAATTGAAATACCAACAACCTTTAAAGAATAAAAAGAGTGGTTTGAAGAATGAGATCATGACCATTAAGTTCCGCTATAAAGAACCTGATGGAAATGAAAGTAAACTCATCGTTCATCCTTTGCTCGATGAAAAAATACCATTTGAAAAAACATCAGAAAACTTCCGGTTTGCCACTGCTGTTGCGCAGTTTGGTATGCTGCTGCGCAACTCTGAATTTAAAGGCAATGCAACCTATGATAAAGTGATCCGCCAGGCAAATGCTGCAATTGGTACTGATAAAGAAGGCTACCGTACTGAGTTTATCAAGCTTGTACAGAATGTACAATCACTGGTAAAGAAACATACCAAGCGTGATGAAAGTGTAGTGATCGATTAA
- a CDS encoding carboxypeptidase-like regulatory domain-containing protein, whose translation MNAAEMHAFERAMMDDPMLADAVDGYQPVLGKRDIDADIAELKTKLNPKKENGKVITGFFRPWMSVAAGVVIVLTTVLFYRNQNQAPTSETVAIKEQKTEDTVPVIKETVVDSTTVAINESKPIQEIATTPKVLPLKKRTSTKDNVALAEERSDVAITEPAAAPPVLSEVVIAPSSPKPAAALEKKQQTFDYATNETKAKTKLPTLNKFTGVVVDENNNPLPFANITEVKSRVGTYADAKGNFTMIAADSVISIETRSVGYSNANVLLRNNQQQKIVLKDEAVTAGAPTRDQLFERSRNRNSIMKEEVTEMESEPADGWDKYSTYVLNNLRTPDINDKRRFSETQLQKEVELSFDVNPDGSIANVKVERSNCSTCNTEAIRLIKEGPKWKSKTGKKERARFTVQF comes from the coding sequence ATGAATGCTGCAGAAATGCACGCCTTTGAACGGGCCATGATGGATGATCCTATGCTGGCAGATGCAGTGGATGGTTATCAACCTGTACTTGGCAAAAGGGATATTGATGCTGATATTGCTGAGTTAAAAACAAAACTCAATCCTAAAAAAGAAAACGGGAAAGTGATCACCGGTTTCTTCCGTCCGTGGATGAGCGTGGCTGCAGGTGTTGTTATTGTGTTGACAACTGTATTGTTTTATCGAAATCAAAATCAAGCCCCAACTTCTGAAACAGTTGCTATAAAAGAACAAAAAACGGAAGACACCGTACCTGTGATAAAAGAAACGGTTGTTGATTCAACTACAGTTGCAATCAATGAATCCAAACCTATACAAGAAATTGCCACTACTCCAAAAGTTTTACCACTGAAGAAAAGAACGTCAACAAAAGACAATGTTGCTTTAGCAGAAGAACGAAGTGATGTTGCAATAACAGAGCCCGCAGCCGCTCCGCCGGTTTTAAGTGAAGTTGTTATTGCGCCAAGTTCTCCGAAACCTGCAGCTGCGCTTGAAAAAAAACAGCAGACTTTTGATTATGCAACCAATGAAACGAAAGCAAAAACAAAATTACCAACGCTCAATAAGTTTACCGGTGTAGTAGTTGATGAAAATAACAATCCCCTGCCCTTTGCAAATATTACAGAAGTAAAAAGCCGTGTTGGAACCTATGCTGATGCAAAGGGTAATTTCACTATGATAGCTGCCGATTCTGTTATATCCATTGAAACAAGATCGGTAGGTTACAGTAATGCAAATGTGTTGCTGCGCAATAACCAGCAACAAAAAATTGTATTGAAAGATGAAGCAGTTACAGCAGGCGCTCCTACCCGTGATCAATTGTTTGAACGCAGTCGCAACCGCAATTCGATCATGAAAGAAGAAGTAACAGAGATGGAAAGTGAACCAGCTGATGGATGGGACAAATATTCAACCTATGTACTCAATAATCTCCGCACGCCCGATATCAATGATAAGCGCAGGTTCAGCGAAACCCAATTACAAAAGGAAGTGGAGCTGTCATTTGATGTAAATCCTGATGGCAGTATTGCCAATGTAAAAGTGGAACGTTCCAACTGCAGCACCTGCAACACCGAGGCCATCCGCCTTATCAAAGAAGGGCCGAAATGGAAATCAAAAACAGGTAAGAAAGAACGGGCACGGTTTACCGTTCAATTTTGA
- a CDS encoding glycoside hydrolase family 18 protein produces the protein MSITICVAQNQRAANMEVIAYYSGGSDAIDKYKVEELTQIIFSFGHLKGNRLHISNARDTGRIQKLVSLKQRNPKLKVLLSLGGWGGCAPCSDVFSTVEGRNEFALSVKQLLEFFKADGIDLDWEYPAIEGHPGHAYKKEDKANFTSLVQALRNTLGKKAIISFAAGGFDKFLEESIDWKEVMPVINYVNLMSYDLVSGFSTVTGHHTPLYSNNTQKQSADNAVRYFESINVPLQKIIVGAAFYARTWENVKDVNNGLYQHGNFKHFISFSQFNQRLNKDSGFVYYRDSIANAPYAYNKRTNTFATFDDEESVAGKVKYVKQKKLGGIMFWELSLDKPVNGLLSIINKEKNK, from the coding sequence ATGTCTATCACAATTTGTGTTGCACAAAATCAACGTGCTGCAAATATGGAAGTGATTGCCTATTACTCAGGAGGTAGCGATGCCATCGACAAATACAAAGTTGAAGAACTCACACAGATCATTTTTTCATTCGGACATTTGAAAGGAAACCGTTTGCATATCAGCAATGCAAGAGACACAGGCAGAATTCAAAAACTGGTATCGTTGAAACAACGCAACCCAAAACTAAAAGTACTTTTATCACTTGGTGGCTGGGGAGGTTGTGCACCTTGTTCTGATGTTTTTTCAACTGTTGAAGGAAGAAACGAATTTGCATTATCCGTAAAACAATTATTAGAGTTTTTTAAAGCTGATGGAATTGATCTTGATTGGGAATACCCTGCTATTGAAGGTCATCCCGGTCATGCTTATAAAAAAGAAGATAAAGCCAATTTCACTTCGCTGGTGCAGGCACTACGAAATACACTAGGCAAAAAAGCAATTATCAGTTTTGCAGCGGGCGGTTTTGATAAATTTTTAGAGGAATCGATCGACTGGAAAGAAGTAATGCCCGTGATCAATTATGTAAACCTGATGAGTTACGATCTTGTAAGTGGTTTCAGTACAGTCACCGGTCATCATACGCCACTCTATTCAAATAACACACAGAAGCAATCAGCTGATAATGCCGTCAGGTATTTTGAATCTATCAATGTACCCTTGCAAAAAATAATTGTCGGTGCTGCATTTTATGCACGCACCTGGGAAAATGTGAAAGATGTAAACAATGGTTTGTATCAACACGGAAATTTTAAACATTTCATTTCATTCAGCCAGTTTAATCAACGTTTAAATAAAGACAGTGGCTTTGTGTATTACAGGGATAGCATTGCGAATGCTCCGTATGCTTACAATAAACGCACAAATACATTTGCAACATTTGACGATGAAGAATCTGTTGCGGGAAAAGTGAAGTATGTAAAACAAAAGAAGCTGGGCGGAATCATGTTCTGGGAGCTATCGCTTGACAAACCCGTAAACGGCTTGCTTAGTATTATCAATAAAGAGAAAAACAAGTAA
- a CDS encoding peptide chain release factor 3, with protein sequence MKFTNEINRRRTFAIISHPDAGKTTLTEKLLLFGGAIQVAGAVKSNKIKKHATSDFMEIERQRGISVATSVMTFEYNGILINLLDTPGHKDFAEDTYRTLTAVDSVILVIDSVNGVEDQTRRLMEVCRMRDTPVIVFINKMDRDGKNRFDLLEEVEKELNLHLHPMTWPINSGKEFKGVYDLDKKSLVLFTPNTKASDEDVVEIKDLSATILDEKVGEIDAKTLREDVELVDGVYGDLDTAQYLKGKVAPVFFGSAVNNFGVKEMLDTFIRIAPLPQSRETSTRHLDVQEDKFSGFIFKIHANLDPKHRDRIAFLRVCSGKFERNKYFHHVRMDKDVRFSNPYSFMARQKDVIEEAFPGDVVGLFDTGNFKIGDTLTEGENFYFTGIPSFSPELFKEVVNKDPMKTKQLEKGLMQLTDEGVAQLFTQFGGNKKIIGCVGELQFEVIQYRLLQEYGASAEFRAMPYYKACWITSKDQKKLDDFTRFKTNNIAADKDGHLVYLAQSEWFLNTERQNNPDIEFHFTSEIHKEN encoded by the coding sequence ATGAAATTTACAAACGAAATCAATCGCCGCCGCACATTCGCCATCATCTCTCACCCGGATGCCGGTAAAACAACGCTTACAGAGAAGTTGCTCTTGTTTGGTGGCGCTATCCAGGTGGCGGGTGCCGTAAAAAGCAATAAGATTAAGAAACACGCAACGAGTGATTTTATGGAAATCGAACGGCAGCGTGGTATCTCAGTGGCTACATCGGTAATGACCTTTGAATACAACGGCATTCTCATTAATCTCTTAGATACTCCCGGTCACAAGGACTTTGCAGAAGATACTTATCGTACGCTTACAGCTGTTGACAGTGTTATTCTTGTGATCGATAGTGTGAATGGTGTGGAAGATCAAACCCGTCGTTTGATGGAAGTGTGTCGCATGCGTGATACTCCGGTGATCGTATTTATCAACAAAATGGATCGTGATGGAAAGAACCGTTTTGATCTGCTGGAAGAAGTGGAGAAAGAACTGAATCTTCATCTTCACCCCATGACATGGCCAATCAACAGCGGTAAAGAATTTAAGGGCGTGTACGATCTCGATAAAAAATCATTGGTTCTTTTTACGCCCAACACAAAAGCAAGTGATGAAGATGTGGTAGAGATCAAAGATCTGTCTGCAACTATACTTGATGAAAAAGTGGGCGAGATCGATGCGAAGACATTACGGGAAGATGTGGAGCTGGTAGATGGCGTATATGGTGACCTTGATACAGCACAATACCTGAAAGGAAAGGTAGCACCTGTTTTCTTTGGTAGTGCTGTAAACAACTTTGGTGTGAAGGAAATGCTTGATACGTTCATCCGTATTGCTCCATTACCACAAAGCCGTGAAACTTCTACACGTCATTTAGATGTGCAGGAAGATAAATTCAGCGGATTTATATTTAAGATCCACGCCAACCTTGATCCGAAACACAGAGATCGCATTGCATTTCTCCGTGTATGCAGTGGCAAATTTGAGCGTAACAAATATTTTCATCATGTACGGATGGATAAGGATGTGCGTTTCAGCAATCCTTATTCGTTCATGGCAAGGCAGAAAGATGTCATTGAAGAAGCTTTTCCGGGCGATGTAGTTGGTTTATTTGATACGGGTAACTTTAAAATTGGTGATACCCTAACTGAAGGAGAAAATTTTTACTTCACTGGTATTCCTTCGTTCTCTCCGGAATTATTTAAAGAAGTAGTGAATAAAGATCCGATGAAGACAAAGCAGCTGGAGAAAGGTTTGATGCAGTTGACAGATGAAGGTGTTGCACAGTTATTCACACAGTTTGGCGGCAATAAAAAGATCATTGGTTGTGTGGGCGAACTTCAGTTTGAAGTAATTCAATATCGTTTGCTGCAGGAATATGGTGCCAGTGCTGAGTTCAGGGCAATGCCTTACTACAAAGCCTGCTGGATCACCAGCAAGGATCAAAAAAAGCTGGATGATTTCACCCGTTTTAAAACAAACAATATTGCAGCGGATAAAGACGGGCATTTAGTATACCTGGCGCAGAGTGAATGGTTCTTAAATACAGAGCGGCAGAATAATCCAGATATTGAGTTTCACTTTACGAGTGAGATACATAAAGAGAATTAA
- a CDS encoding NADH-quinone oxidoreductase subunit C: MLLFNTAEISKALQDKLGEEVISLASLQAAGRDAIFIHPSSQLQVFNFLFYERQWRFDRLHDMILIFEPGTIANSYRMQFQLGSRYYANRLDISIPFTLQNSKLYSMKHLYSSATKFEKLMTEIHGIEFKHRSTAVERLRQQVKSLMMFFPV; this comes from the coding sequence ATGTTGTTATTCAATACCGCTGAAATTTCAAAAGCGCTGCAAGACAAGTTAGGAGAAGAAGTGATCAGTTTGGCATCCCTGCAGGCAGCAGGCAGAGATGCCATTTTTATTCATCCTTCCTCTCAATTACAAGTATTTAATTTTCTTTTTTACGAAAGGCAATGGCGCTTCGACAGGTTGCATGATATGATCCTCATCTTTGAACCGGGAACTATCGCCAACAGTTACAGGATGCAGTTTCAACTGGGAAGCCGTTACTATGCTAACAGGTTGGATATATCTATTCCGTTCACCTTACAAAACAGTAAGCTTTATTCTATGAAGCATTTGTATAGTTCTGCAACAAAGTTTGAAAAATTAATGACTGAAATACACGGTATTGAATTTAAGCATCGCTCAACAGCTGTTGAACGTTTAAGGCAGCAGGTGAAAAGTTTAATGATGTTCTTCCCGGTTTAA
- a CDS encoding GNAT family N-acetyltransferase, translating into MILFESERLYVQPYTKDDADIFFVLNGDAEIMQYIREPKTKEQSDAFLEENLKFYNDHPGLGRFAVFTKDDNSFAGSFSLLSIDNSENIHLGYALLKPFHGQGLATELVKASFDYVFSTIPNGKVQALTVAENIGSQKVLLKCGFTFMTTMDHEGDEVMVYELARNKAQDSSNKA; encoded by the coding sequence ATGATCCTCTTCGAATCAGAACGTTTATACGTGCAACCTTATACAAAGGATGATGCGGATATTTTCTTTGTATTGAATGGCGATGCGGAGATCATGCAGTATATCCGTGAGCCAAAAACGAAAGAACAAAGTGATGCGTTTCTCGAAGAGAACCTGAAATTTTATAACGATCATCCCGGGCTTGGACGATTTGCTGTGTTTACAAAAGATGATAACAGTTTTGCCGGCTCCTTCTCACTCCTGTCAATCGACAACAGCGAAAATATTCATCTTGGTTATGCATTGCTGAAACCTTTTCATGGACAAGGATTAGCAACAGAGTTGGTAAAGGCTTCGTTTGATTATGTATTCAGCACAATTCCAAATGGTAAAGTGCAGGCATTGACAGTTGCTGAAAATATCGGTTCACAAAAAGTATTGTTGAAATGCGGGTTTACGTTTATGACCACAATGGATCACGAGGGTGATGAAGTAATGGTGTATGAGTTGGCAAGAAACAAGGCACAAGATTCAAGTAACAAGGCTTAG
- a CDS encoding carboxypeptidase-like regulatory domain-containing protein, giving the protein MSEKLYLSIAGPCHEDWNRMTPVEQGRFCSSCQKNVVDFTTQTDEEIISFFNNYNGSACGRFTDDQLGRQIQQIELKPASAFLKYAAGLLLPAFLLATKAKGQFKEHLQKQVSKQSTNQICKPTSVIGSDQVIVLGGYSPSWQQKSLFVRGSVVDEITKEPLAGVSIMIRGTNQGVVTDANGNYTIHLPSKKAVLQYSSIGYEMKEIKGSALNRTNDVVVKMKPGATGLLGDVIVVGYQTRRMGGMTGMMSIITRSKFSILDNLLPSKVKIYPNPVAASGTINVSFPNVKPGLYQLRLLSATGQLFYSFQKQISGRGETEQIHLNGRTLPGIYIVQVTDEQKKLLHSSKIVIQ; this is encoded by the coding sequence ATGAGCGAAAAATTATACCTAAGCATTGCCGGTCCCTGTCATGAAGATTGGAACAGGATGACGCCGGTTGAACAGGGACGGTTCTGTTCTTCCTGTCAAAAGAATGTGGTGGATTTTACAACGCAAACAGATGAAGAGATCATTTCCTTCTTTAACAACTACAACGGAAGTGCTTGTGGTCGTTTTACAGATGATCAATTAGGCAGACAAATCCAACAAATAGAATTAAAACCAGCTTCCGCTTTTTTGAAATACGCAGCGGGTTTGTTGTTGCCTGCATTTTTGTTAGCAACAAAAGCTAAGGGGCAGTTTAAAGAACATTTACAAAAACAGGTTTCAAAACAAAGCACAAACCAAATTTGTAAACCAACTTCTGTGATAGGGAGCGATCAGGTTATTGTACTTGGGGGGTATAGCCCATCATGGCAGCAAAAAAGTTTATTTGTACGAGGAAGTGTAGTTGATGAAATAACAAAGGAACCGCTGGCAGGTGTTTCTATCATGATCAGAGGAACAAACCAGGGAGTTGTTACAGATGCAAATGGAAATTATACAATTCATCTCCCTTCCAAAAAAGCGGTGTTGCAATACAGCAGCATTGGTTATGAAATGAAAGAAATAAAAGGCAGTGCGTTGAATAGGACGAATGATGTTGTTGTGAAAATGAAACCAGGTGCAACAGGTTTGTTAGGTGATGTGATCGTTGTTGGATATCAAACCAGAAGAATGGGTGGGATGACCGGTATGATGTCAATAATAACACGTAGCAAATTCTCTATTCTTGACAACTTGCTTCCTTCTAAAGTAAAAATTTATCCAAATCCTGTTGCCGCATCAGGTACCATCAATGTTTCATTCCCCAATGTAAAACCTGGTCTTTATCAACTACGATTGTTGAGTGCTACGGGTCAACTGTTTTACAGTTTTCAAAAACAGATCAGCGGAAGAGGTGAAACAGAGCAAATACATTTAAACGGCAGAACTCTGCCGGGTATATACATTGTTCAGGTGACAGATGAACAAAAGAAACTTCTTCATAGCAGTAAAATTGTAATTCAATAA
- the xerD gene encoding site-specific tyrosine recombinase XerD: protein MWDPYKKGFKAYLQLERSLSENSVEAYLHDVEMLTQYLQSTSDLKNPSELLLKDLQQFIKWIAELGMSPGSQARIISGLRQFYKYCLLEQISTTDPTALLEAPKLKRSLPDTLSYEEIESMINKIDLSKPEGGRNKAILETMYSCGLRVSEVVNLKLSNLHLDVGFIRVIGKGDKERLVPIGSSAIKYITIYVNNIRVHVQPKKGKDDFVFLNRYGSELTRVMIFLIIKQLAAQAGITKNISPHTFRHSFATHLVEGGADLRAVQEMLGHESITTTEIYTHLDREYLRKTLEKYHPGFGKK from the coding sequence ATGTGGGATCCGTATAAGAAAGGATTTAAAGCTTACCTGCAACTTGAACGTTCGCTGAGTGAAAACTCGGTGGAAGCTTACCTGCATGATGTGGAGATGCTTACGCAGTACCTGCAATCAACAAGTGATCTAAAGAACCCATCTGAACTTTTGTTGAAAGATCTGCAGCAGTTCATTAAATGGATCGCTGAGTTGGGTATGAGTCCGGGCAGCCAGGCAAGGATCATCTCCGGACTTCGGCAATTCTATAAATACTGTTTGCTGGAACAGATCAGCACAACCGACCCCACAGCTTTACTTGAAGCACCGAAGCTGAAACGAAGTTTACCCGATACATTGAGTTATGAAGAGATCGAAAGCATGATCAACAAGATCGATCTCAGCAAACCTGAAGGTGGCCGCAACAAAGCCATTCTTGAAACCATGTACAGTTGTGGTTTACGTGTAAGTGAAGTAGTGAATCTGAAACTTTCCAATCTTCATCTTGATGTAGGTTTCATTCGTGTGATTGGTAAAGGTGATAAAGAACGCCTGGTGCCGATTGGCAGCAGCGCTATTAAGTACATAACCATCTATGTAAATAATATACGTGTACACGTGCAGCCGAAAAAAGGAAAAGACGATTTTGTTTTTCTCAACAGGTATGGCAGTGAGTTAACTAGAGTCATGATCTTCCTCATCATAAAACAACTGGCAGCTCAGGCAGGTATTACAAAAAACATTTCACCACATACCTTCCGTCATTCATTTGCCACACACCTTGTAGAAGGCGGTGCCGATCTGCGTGCAGTGCAGGAAATGCTGGGACACGAAAGTATTACCACCACTGAAATTTATACTCATCTCGACAGGGAATATCTTCGCAAAACGTTGGAGAAATATCATCCAGGATTTGGCAAAAAATAA